A region of Paraburkholderia sp. BL23I1N1 DNA encodes the following proteins:
- the lhgO gene encoding L-2-hydroxyglutarate oxidase has product MTTVQHHRGYDADVLIVGGGIVGVSTAMQLIERHPGLSVLLLEKEASLAAHQSSHNSGVIHAGVYYAPGSLKAEFCRRGAAATYEFARRHDVRVEQCGKLIVATEDVEVERLNALYARCEQNRLDPQMLDEAALRELEPRIAGRAAIRVATSGIADYPAMTTTMARLAQERGAQILLNQRVDALHEDENGMTAETSGDRFRAKHAIVCAGLMADRLAKMCNVDLDFRIVPFRGEYYRLPAEKNDIVKHLIYPVPDPDLPFLGVHLTRMIGGYVTVGPNAVLALAREGYRWRDASLKDLADMATFPGFWKMLGKHGASGLIEMRNSLWKRGYLELCRRYCPELALSDLEPYPSGVRAQAVMADGSMVHDFLIRSSQRSLHVCNAPSPAATSALPIGAYLVDEFDKRFDLAPLTRPHSREQLHGLAIG; this is encoded by the coding sequence ATGACGACCGTCCAGCATCACCGCGGCTATGACGCGGACGTCCTTATCGTGGGTGGTGGCATCGTCGGGGTCTCGACGGCCATGCAACTGATCGAACGTCATCCGGGCCTGAGCGTGCTGCTGCTCGAGAAGGAGGCCTCACTCGCAGCTCACCAGTCCAGTCACAACAGCGGCGTGATTCACGCCGGCGTGTATTACGCGCCGGGAAGCCTCAAGGCCGAGTTCTGCAGGCGAGGCGCCGCCGCGACCTATGAGTTCGCCCGCCGTCATGACGTGCGGGTCGAGCAATGCGGCAAGCTGATCGTCGCAACCGAAGACGTCGAAGTCGAAAGGCTGAATGCGCTCTACGCACGTTGCGAGCAGAACCGGCTCGACCCGCAGATGCTCGATGAGGCTGCATTGAGGGAACTGGAACCGCGCATCGCGGGACGTGCAGCGATCCGCGTGGCAACGAGCGGCATTGCGGACTATCCGGCCATGACCACGACGATGGCCCGACTCGCGCAGGAGCGAGGCGCGCAGATTCTGCTGAACCAGCGTGTAGACGCACTCCATGAGGACGAAAACGGCATGACCGCGGAAACGTCAGGCGACCGCTTCCGGGCAAAGCACGCCATCGTCTGCGCGGGACTGATGGCGGATCGCCTCGCGAAGATGTGCAATGTCGATCTCGATTTTCGGATCGTGCCATTTCGCGGTGAATACTATCGGTTGCCGGCAGAGAAGAACGACATCGTGAAGCACCTGATCTATCCGGTGCCAGATCCTGATCTGCCCTTTCTCGGCGTGCACCTGACGCGCATGATTGGAGGATATGTCACGGTGGGTCCAAACGCCGTGCTTGCGCTCGCGCGCGAGGGCTATCGCTGGCGCGACGCAAGTCTGAAGGATCTGGCCGACATGGCAACCTTCCCGGGCTTCTGGAAGATGCTCGGAAAGCATGGCGCATCGGGGCTCATCGAGATGCGCAACTCGCTATGGAAACGGGGCTATCTCGAACTGTGCCGCCGCTATTGTCCGGAACTCGCGCTGTCCGACCTCGAACCTTACCCGTCCGGCGTACGCGCGCAGGCCGTGATGGCGGACGGCAGCATGGTGCATGACTTCCTGATCCGCTCCTCGCAGCGCAGCCTGCATGTATGCAACGCGCCGTCTCCGGCGGCGACCTCCGCGTTGCCGATCGGCGCCTATCTCGTCGACGAGTTCGACAAGCGTTTCGATCTTGCTCCACTTACGCGCCCGCATTCGAGAGAGCAGCTACATGGTCTGGCGATCGGGTAA
- a CDS encoding CaiB/BaiF CoA-transferase family protein, with product MSDLNSSLPLAGVRVLDFSRVLAGPWCGMVLGDLGAEVIKVEHPKRGDDTRDWGLRIGSTETAYFNSVNRNKRSVSLDLQTAEGQQIARDLAQKSDVVIQNFKFGGMEKLGLGYEQLKQNHEGLIYCSISGYDRTGPEAARPGYDLVVQGEAGLMALNGEASQPPLKFGIAAVDMFTGMYSAQAILAALFERQRTGKGHHIEMALFDCGLMITSYCGMEALISGEDTPRYGNAHPSIVPYGVFDAADGPLVITVGNNNQFVRFCREVIERPDLAEDDRFQTNIGRAANRAVLVPEIDREIGRRARRSLLDRLTQAGIPCGEVLGLHEALTSKRATDAGLVTTHSHPEVGSTQVLAPPWRFDGARLPVRSAPPRLGEGTDDVLQTLLGLSGEQLSRLKADGVI from the coding sequence ATGTCAGACCTGAACTCCTCTCTGCCGCTCGCAGGCGTGCGCGTGCTCGATTTTTCCCGCGTACTGGCGGGCCCGTGGTGCGGCATGGTGCTGGGCGACCTCGGCGCCGAAGTGATCAAGGTCGAGCACCCGAAACGCGGCGACGACACGCGCGATTGGGGCTTGCGCATTGGATCGACCGAGACGGCCTATTTCAATAGCGTCAACCGCAACAAGCGCTCCGTGAGCCTCGACCTGCAAACCGCCGAGGGCCAGCAGATCGCGCGGGATCTGGCTCAGAAGAGCGACGTCGTGATCCAGAATTTCAAGTTCGGCGGCATGGAGAAGCTGGGTCTCGGATACGAGCAGCTGAAGCAGAATCACGAGGGCCTGATCTACTGCTCGATTTCCGGCTACGACCGCACGGGACCGGAAGCCGCACGTCCCGGCTACGATCTGGTGGTTCAGGGCGAGGCCGGGCTGATGGCGCTCAACGGCGAGGCCAGCCAGCCCCCGTTAAAATTCGGGATCGCCGCAGTCGACATGTTCACCGGGATGTACTCGGCCCAGGCCATTCTGGCGGCACTCTTCGAGCGTCAACGAACCGGCAAGGGACACCACATTGAAATGGCGTTGTTCGATTGCGGACTGATGATCACTTCGTATTGCGGGATGGAAGCGTTGATCTCGGGCGAGGACACGCCGCGTTACGGAAACGCGCATCCTTCAATCGTCCCTTACGGTGTGTTCGATGCCGCGGACGGCCCGCTCGTCATCACGGTCGGCAACAATAACCAGTTTGTGCGCTTTTGCCGCGAGGTGATCGAACGGCCCGATCTTGCCGAGGACGATCGCTTCCAGACCAATATCGGCCGCGCTGCGAATCGGGCGGTGCTGGTGCCCGAAATCGATCGCGAGATTGGACGAAGAGCGCGCCGCAGTCTGCTCGACCGTCTGACGCAGGCCGGCATTCCATGCGGTGAAGTGCTCGGGCTCCACGAAGCGCTGACCTCGAAGCGCGCGACGGATGCCGGACTCGTAACGACGCATTCGCATCCGGAGGTTGGCAGCACGCAAGTGCTCGCTCCGCCCTGGCGTTTCGACGGCGCGCGCCTGCCGGTACGAAGCGCCCCGCCTCGACTGGGGGAGGGCACGGACGACGTGCTCCAGACGTTGCTCGGGTTGTCCGGCGAGCAACTTTCCCGGTTAAAGGCTGACGGCGTCATTTGA
- a CDS encoding MFS transporter, with protein MNLYTSSVVPAESAAVTRGARTYAWVVFALMFCLLLSDYMSRQALNALFPILKVQWQLSDTKLGSISGVVPLAVGVLTLPFSIIADRWGRVKSIALMAALWSVATLGCAIASSYHEMFVARIFVGVGEAAYGSVGLAMLMSIFPKRLRSTIAGGFTSAAAFGSVLGVSLSGIVATHFGWRWSMGLMAIFGFGLVIIYFFVVTEKRLARAHADNASGTPVSERLKLTPRALFSGLFPSRSVFCAYLGSALQIFIQGTLFVWLPSYLNRYWGMPVSKAAIVAAGLVLVSGMGQLLCGVITDRISGDSSLKRWNMAIGYCLVLGILLAIAFRLPPGNLQLALLAPAVFFLASSFGTCSAIIAGATPPAIHGSAFATLTLFNNILGLAAGPFFTGVVADAVGLQGALRWLPLAAVLPLTVYLIGRWRYIVEARRG; from the coding sequence TTGAACCTTTATACAAGTAGCGTAGTGCCGGCCGAGTCGGCGGCGGTTACCCGTGGCGCCCGAACCTACGCGTGGGTGGTATTTGCATTGATGTTTTGCCTCTTACTGTCCGACTACATGTCGCGGCAGGCGCTCAATGCCTTGTTCCCGATCCTGAAAGTGCAGTGGCAGCTTTCCGATACAAAGCTCGGTTCGATTAGCGGCGTGGTGCCGTTGGCGGTCGGCGTGCTGACTCTCCCATTTTCCATAATCGCGGACCGTTGGGGACGTGTCAAAAGCATTGCATTGATGGCTGCGCTGTGGAGTGTCGCCACGCTCGGGTGCGCGATTGCCAGCAGCTACCACGAGATGTTCGTCGCGCGGATCTTCGTTGGTGTCGGCGAGGCTGCCTACGGAAGTGTCGGACTCGCGATGCTCATGAGCATCTTTCCAAAGCGTCTGCGGTCTACCATTGCCGGCGGCTTTACGTCTGCCGCTGCCTTTGGGTCCGTACTCGGTGTTTCGCTTTCCGGCATCGTTGCGACTCACTTTGGCTGGCGCTGGTCGATGGGTCTGATGGCGATCTTTGGTTTTGGGCTGGTGATCATTTACTTCTTCGTCGTCACGGAAAAAAGGCTCGCGCGTGCGCATGCGGACAATGCGAGCGGAACGCCGGTGTCCGAGCGTCTGAAACTGACGCCTCGAGCGCTTTTCTCTGGCCTGTTTCCGTCCCGTTCCGTCTTTTGCGCGTACCTCGGCAGCGCCCTGCAGATATTCATTCAGGGCACGCTTTTCGTATGGCTGCCCAGCTACCTGAATCGCTACTGGGGCATGCCTGTCAGCAAGGCTGCCATAGTGGCGGCCGGCCTTGTCCTTGTCAGCGGCATGGGCCAACTCCTGTGCGGTGTGATCACCGACCGGATCAGCGGAGACTCGTCGCTTAAGAGGTGGAACATGGCCATTGGCTACTGCCTCGTGCTAGGCATCCTGCTTGCGATCGCGTTCCGCTTGCCGCCGGGTAATCTGCAACTCGCGCTCCTTGCGCCGGCGGTGTTTTTCCTTGCCAGTTCGTTCGGTACATGTAGCGCGATTATCGCTGGGGCCACACCACCGGCTATCCATGGCTCGGCATTTGCCACGTTGACGCTGTTCAACAATATCTTGGGCCTCGCGGCTGGCCCCTTTTTCACCGGTGTGGTAGCGGACGCGGTGGGTCTTCAAGGCGCGTTGCGCTGGCTTCCGCTCGCGGCAGTTCTGCCCTTAACGGTGTACCTCATTGGCCGGTGGCGCTACATCGTGGAAGCGCGACGCGGCTGA
- a CDS encoding GntR family transcriptional regulator, which produces MARNKTQNLPDLSALLTPKNSLMLAVERAVLRGQDWAYASVPIAEQIAARLAGVITLDLVKSGQRLLEKDISEVLHVSRAPVREAMRILERDRLVEFQARRGAIVTAPDENELRDIFRVRSVLYVTMLEQVARESPAEFEALLTAHMPKLTRAAEESEDAYAVESFLLNFNTVDLCRNRLLVDVLHSISLRTLRYVRLGFVAKPQSVRTSLKFWHALHKAAIKRDNELLLSLAASRLDDARDAAVRAIAANPADSRRARTPKAAQPEVAAASTKRVAPRVLRTVES; this is translated from the coding sequence ATGGCCCGAAATAAAACGCAAAACCTTCCCGATCTTTCCGCGCTCCTGACGCCCAAGAATTCACTGATGTTGGCAGTCGAGCGGGCGGTGCTGCGTGGGCAGGACTGGGCGTATGCATCGGTGCCGATTGCCGAGCAGATCGCTGCCCGGCTGGCTGGAGTCATTACGCTCGACCTCGTGAAATCGGGGCAACGCTTGCTGGAGAAGGATATCAGCGAGGTGCTGCACGTCAGCCGTGCTCCGGTGCGCGAAGCGATGCGTATATTGGAGCGGGACCGCCTGGTTGAGTTTCAGGCCAGGCGCGGGGCGATCGTTACGGCACCCGACGAGAATGAACTTCGGGATATTTTCCGGGTGCGCAGCGTGCTTTACGTCACGATGTTGGAGCAGGTGGCGCGCGAAAGCCCGGCCGAGTTCGAGGCGTTACTAACCGCACATATGCCCAAGCTAACCAGGGCGGCCGAGGAGTCGGAAGACGCCTATGCCGTGGAAAGCTTCCTCCTGAATTTCAACACGGTCGATCTGTGCCGCAACCGGCTTCTGGTCGATGTCCTGCACTCCATCTCATTGCGAACCCTGCGGTATGTCCGGCTAGGATTTGTGGCTAAGCCTCAATCGGTTCGCACATCTTTAAAATTCTGGCACGCGTTGCACAAGGCTGCGATCAAGCGGGACAACGAACTACTGCTTTCCCTTGCGGCCTCGCGGCTGGACGACGCGAGAGATGCTGCCGTTCGCGCAATCGCCGCAAATCCGGCAGACAGCCGGCGTGCACGTACTCCAAAGGCGGCGCAGCCCGAAGTCGCAGCCGCCTCTACAAAGCGAGTCGCCCCCCGCGTGCTTAGGACCGTTGAATCCTGA
- a CDS encoding TauD/TfdA dioxygenase family protein: MIKVERLTACIGAELSGVSLGDASRDASLFAEIKALLLKHRVLFFRDQDISREEQVSFARRFGKLEDHPVAGSDPEHPGLVQIYRSEARNPYENNYHSDGLWRPNPSMGAVLRCVECPEVGGDTIWVNMVEAYKQLPEEIKKRIDGLRAKSSIEHSFGAAMDPEERRKLAAQNPEVEHPVVRTHPETGEKILYVSSFTTHFINYHTVENVRYGLDKTPGAGLLLSYLQSQASIPEYQVRFRWKPNSIAVWDNRPTQHYAVMDYWPAPRKMERAGIEGDKPY; encoded by the coding sequence ATGATTAAAGTAGAGAGACTGACCGCTTGCATTGGTGCCGAGCTGTCCGGTGTGAGTCTGGGGGATGCGTCTCGAGATGCATCGCTGTTCGCAGAAATCAAGGCACTGTTGCTTAAGCACCGAGTCCTCTTCTTTCGAGATCAGGATATCTCTCGGGAAGAGCAAGTTTCCTTTGCGCGCCGTTTTGGGAAGCTGGAAGATCATCCAGTTGCGGGAAGCGATCCGGAACACCCGGGTCTCGTGCAGATCTATCGATCGGAAGCAAGAAATCCTTACGAAAACAACTATCACAGTGATGGTCTTTGGCGGCCGAACCCATCTATGGGCGCAGTGCTGCGCTGCGTCGAGTGCCCAGAGGTCGGCGGGGACACCATCTGGGTCAACATGGTGGAGGCTTATAAGCAACTACCAGAGGAGATCAAGAAGCGCATCGACGGATTGAGAGCAAAGAGCAGCATTGAGCACTCGTTCGGTGCGGCGATGGACCCGGAGGAGCGAAGAAAACTGGCGGCGCAGAATCCGGAGGTGGAGCACCCTGTCGTGCGGACGCACCCAGAGACTGGCGAAAAGATCCTATACGTCAGCAGTTTCACGACGCATTTCATCAACTACCACACAGTTGAAAATGTGCGTTACGGTTTGGACAAGACGCCAGGTGCGGGCCTTCTGCTAAGTTATCTGCAGAGCCAGGCATCGATCCCTGAGTATCAGGTTCGTTTCCGATGGAAACCGAACAGTATTGCCGTCTGGGACAACCGGCCAACGCAGCACTACGCAGTAATGGATTATTGGCCTGCTCCGCGGAAGATGGAGCGAGCAGGAATCGAAGGCGATAAACCATACTGA
- a CDS encoding BON domain-containing protein, with amino-acid sequence MKTMNGLRVALGVVVAAASISAWAQDGASGGASAGTASAAVTASGGMTAKAARQANRALRRKVYAALAKRKEIDAGDISITAKGGAVLITGTVPEASQINTVTEVAKGVEGVTSVTSKLTVQRPFGQ; translated from the coding sequence ATGAAAACGATGAATGGACTCAGGGTGGCACTCGGCGTTGTGGTCGCCGCGGCGTCGATCAGTGCATGGGCGCAGGACGGCGCGTCAGGGGGGGCATCGGCTGGCACGGCCAGCGCGGCGGTCACCGCGTCTGGCGGTATGACGGCCAAAGCCGCGCGGCAGGCAAATCGTGCGCTGCGACGCAAGGTGTACGCGGCGCTCGCGAAGCGCAAGGAGATCGACGCGGGTGACATCAGTATCACCGCGAAAGGCGGCGCGGTGCTGATCACCGGCACGGTCCCGGAGGCGTCGCAGATCAATACCGTCACCGAGGTCGCGAAGGGCGTAGAGGGCGTGACGTCGGTGACCAGCAAGCTCACGGTGCAGCGGCCGTTCGGCCAGTAG
- a CDS encoding porin, producing MKLKWSGVAVLAVFASAAHAQSSVTLYGAIDSGLFYQSTAASMFAPNAHNNGHVYGFKDGSLYGSFWGMKGTEDIGGGYKVNFRLQGVFNSSNGKLGLADTTGGTAVFNQQATVGLSGPFGTFDAGRQYTPMIYAMADTDVRAAQYFGSVLGAWLGLNQAAGWPGTNTNVPIGALYDSNALVYQTPKFHGASVALEYAPGGVPGQIQGGTRESAVLRYSNYGLNLSAVYYNAHDTNLATAAPTGLDNNRFYYFGAKYTFRGVSASASYGIGKNPSKTSLADYEMISGGLGYQFTPFLKVTSGFYYLKDRNNSANHSSEYAVGAEYSLSKRTIVSAQVGYVANRGTMNQTIMYGQIVAPGVSTTAAMIGLRHSF from the coding sequence ATGAAACTGAAGTGGAGCGGAGTAGCGGTACTCGCGGTATTCGCCAGCGCGGCGCATGCGCAGTCGTCGGTCACGTTGTACGGTGCAATCGATTCGGGCCTGTTCTATCAAAGCACGGCGGCGTCGATGTTCGCGCCGAACGCCCACAACAACGGGCACGTATACGGCTTCAAGGACGGCAGCCTCTATGGGAGCTTCTGGGGTATGAAGGGGACCGAGGACATTGGCGGTGGCTACAAGGTCAACTTCAGGCTGCAGGGCGTATTCAACAGCAGCAACGGCAAGCTAGGGCTGGCCGACACAACGGGTGGTACCGCGGTGTTCAACCAGCAGGCGACGGTCGGCCTCTCCGGACCGTTCGGCACGTTCGACGCCGGGCGGCAGTACACGCCGATGATCTACGCGATGGCCGATACCGACGTCCGCGCGGCGCAGTACTTCGGTAGCGTCCTGGGCGCATGGCTCGGGCTGAATCAGGCCGCCGGCTGGCCCGGGACCAACACGAACGTGCCGATCGGCGCGCTGTACGATAGCAACGCGCTCGTCTATCAGACGCCGAAGTTCCACGGTGCGTCGGTCGCGCTGGAGTACGCGCCGGGCGGCGTGCCGGGCCAGATTCAGGGCGGCACGCGCGAATCGGCGGTGCTCAGATATTCGAACTACGGCCTCAATCTGTCCGCCGTCTACTACAACGCTCACGACACGAACCTTGCGACGGCCGCGCCGACCGGACTCGACAACAACCGCTTCTACTATTTCGGCGCGAAGTACACGTTCCGCGGCGTATCGGCGTCGGCGTCGTACGGGATCGGCAAGAATCCGTCGAAAACGAGCCTCGCGGACTACGAAATGATTTCGGGTGGTCTCGGCTATCAGTTCACCCCGTTCCTCAAGGTCACGTCCGGCTTCTACTACCTGAAGGACCGCAACAACTCGGCGAACCATTCGAGTGAATACGCGGTGGGCGCGGAATACAGCCTGTCGAAGCGCACTATCGTTTCTGCGCAGGTCGGGTACGTCGCGAACCGCGGGACGATGAACCAGACGATCATGTATGGGCAGATCGTCGCGCCGGGCGTATCGACCACGGCCGCGATGATCGGTCTGCGTCACAGCTTCTGA
- a CDS encoding 3-keto-5-aminohexanoate cleavage protein, producing MDCYNAIATVLHVQVREADGNGSSRMFMFNEIQDRLRTAVSKMLLQI from the coding sequence ATGGACTGCTACAACGCGATCGCCACCGTTTTGCACGTGCAGGTGCGCGAAGCCGACGGCAACGGCTCCAGCCGCATGTTCATGTTCAACGAAATACAGGATCGCTTGCGAACCGCCGTGTCGAAGATGCTGCTGCAAATTTGA
- a CDS encoding 3-keto-5-aminohexanoate cleavage protein: protein MNFLDGHLYPENQQPLIITAAPYAPGWIPSDFPEDIPVTMEEQIQKAVDCYEAGATVLHLHVREPNGKGSKRLSMFNELIAGVRARVPEMVIQVGGSISFAPESEGQAAQWLSDDTRHMLAELDPKPDQVTVTVNTTQMNVTEHAGMDDFKGVSRGFPHLYATYKDMIVPSNPSWAEEHIRRLTAAGIQSEFQCYNINSFETIERMIRRGVYKGPLVMNWVAISGGMDQANIYNLANFLRAAPDGAVVTVESSVLNVLPVNMIGIALGLHVRCGIEDVLWNQTRTGKMSSVEQIKQLVRIAGEFGRPIATAQQAREIMKIGVFYDTAEETLQANGFAPNRNGGNQGFLRKPT from the coding sequence ATGAACTTCCTTGACGGTCACCTGTATCCTGAGAACCAGCAGCCCCTGATCATTACAGCCGCTCCCTATGCGCCGGGCTGGATTCCCTCTGACTTCCCGGAAGACATCCCGGTCACAATGGAGGAGCAGATCCAGAAGGCGGTGGATTGCTACGAAGCCGGTGCCACCGTGCTGCATCTGCATGTGCGCGAACCCAATGGCAAGGGCAGCAAACGCCTGTCCATGTTCAATGAGCTGATCGCCGGGGTGCGCGCCCGCGTGCCGGAAATGGTCATCCAGGTGGGCGGCTCCATCAGTTTCGCGCCTGAATCCGAGGGCCAGGCCGCCCAATGGCTAAGCGATGACACGCGGCATATGCTGGCCGAACTCGATCCGAAACCCGACCAGGTGACTGTGACCGTCAACACGACGCAGATGAATGTGACAGAGCATGCCGGTATGGACGACTTCAAGGGGGTTTCGCGAGGATTCCCGCACCTCTATGCAACCTACAAGGACATGATCGTCCCCTCGAATCCCAGCTGGGCCGAAGAGCACATCCGGCGCCTGACAGCCGCCGGAATCCAAAGTGAGTTTCAGTGCTACAACATCAACAGCTTTGAAACGATTGAGCGGATGATTCGCCGTGGCGTGTACAAGGGCCCCCTGGTGATGAACTGGGTGGCTATCAGCGGCGGCATGGATCAGGCGAACATCTACAACCTGGCCAACTTCCTGCGTGCCGCGCCCGACGGCGCGGTGGTCACGGTGGAGAGTTCGGTGCTAAATGTGCTGCCCGTGAATATGATCGGCATTGCCCTGGGCCTGCATGTGCGGTGCGGCATCGAGGATGTGCTCTGGAATCAGACCCGCACAGGCAAGATGAGCTCCGTCGAGCAGATCAAGCAGTTGGTGCGTATCGCCGGCGAATTTGGCCGCCCCATCGCGACAGCGCAACAGGCACGAGAGATCATGAAGATTGGGGTCTTCTACGACACGGCGGAAGAGACGCTTCAGGCGAATGGCTTCGCGCCCAATCGTAACGGCGGCAACCAGGGATTCCTGCGCAAACCGACCTGA
- a CDS encoding quinone oxidoreductase, with the protein MAKVVKFYETGGPEVLRFEDAEVGEPGPGEVRVRHVAVGLNFADTYFRGGTYEVPLPSGLGNEAAGVVEAIGAGVTHLAVGDRVTYTGFINTLGAYSTERLISAAPLIKLPEAISCEAAAAMTMRGLSAAYLVRRIYPFKAGDAVLLHAAAGGVGLIVSQWAKLLGLTVIGTVSTDAKAEVARTHSCDHTINYSHEDVAKRVRELTNGVGVSVVFDSVGKTTFMSSLDSLKRRGLLVCVGTASGKIPPFDPAILARKGSLYVTRPGLADYIADPDEKAELVDELFGHVAAGRIRIGINQRYALEDAVQAHQDLEARKTTGSSIFVI; encoded by the coding sequence ATGGCGAAAGTCGTTAAATTCTACGAAACCGGCGGTCCCGAGGTCCTGCGTTTTGAGGACGCTGAAGTTGGAGAGCCGGGACCAGGAGAGGTGCGTGTCCGCCACGTGGCAGTGGGGCTTAACTTTGCCGACACCTACTTCCGCGGTGGCACCTACGAGGTTCCGCTCCCCAGCGGCCTCGGCAACGAGGCAGCGGGCGTGGTCGAGGCCATCGGTGCCGGCGTGACCCATCTGGCGGTCGGCGACCGTGTCACCTACACGGGCTTCATCAACACGCTAGGCGCCTACAGTACGGAGCGGCTGATTTCAGCCGCGCCGCTGATCAAGCTGCCGGAGGCCATCAGTTGCGAGGCTGCGGCGGCCATGACCATGCGGGGTTTGTCCGCCGCCTACCTGGTACGCCGAATCTATCCTTTCAAGGCGGGCGACGCTGTGCTGCTGCATGCCGCAGCAGGCGGTGTTGGCCTGATCGTTTCGCAGTGGGCCAAATTGCTCGGGCTGACGGTGATCGGCACGGTTTCGACTGACGCCAAGGCCGAGGTGGCGCGCACTCACAGCTGCGATCACACGATCAACTACAGTCATGAGGATGTGGCCAAGCGCGTGCGGGAACTCACCAACGGAGTTGGTGTGTCCGTGGTCTTCGACAGCGTAGGCAAGACCACCTTCATGTCCTCGCTAGACTCCCTCAAGCGCCGCGGCCTGCTGGTCTGCGTCGGCACCGCTTCCGGCAAAATCCCGCCGTTCGATCCGGCAATTCTGGCTCGCAAGGGCTCCCTGTACGTGACCCGCCCGGGTCTCGCCGACTACATCGCTGATCCGGACGAGAAGGCAGAACTGGTCGATGAGCTATTCGGCCACGTGGCGGCAGGGCGCATCCGCATCGGGATCAATCAG